A genomic segment from Pseudomonas sessilinigenes encodes:
- a CDS encoding MFS transporter: protein MEISNTLPAGSAAAPAQEKTTASRLKSIFSGSVGNMVEWYDWYVYAAFSLYFAKVFFPKGDTTAQLLNTAAIFAVGFLMRPIGGWLMGLYADRKGRKAALMASVLLMCAGSLIIALTPGYETIGVGAPILLVLARLMQGLSVGGEYGTSATYLSEMATKERRGFFSSFQYVTLISGQLIALAVLIVLQNVLTTEELQSWGWRIPFGIGALCAIVALYLRRGMEETESFAKKKEKPKESLMRTLMRHPKELLTVVGLTMGGTLAFYTYTTYMQKYLVNTVGMSISDSTTISAATLFLFMCLQPVIGGLSDKIGRRPILIAFGILGTLFTVPILTALHTIQTWWGAFFLIMAALIIVSGYTSINAVVKAELFPTEIRALGVGLPYALTVSVFGGTAEYIALWFKSIGMETGYYWYVTACIACSLLVYATMKDTRKHSRIETD from the coding sequence ATGGAAATCTCCAATACCCTGCCTGCCGGGTCGGCCGCCGCGCCTGCCCAGGAAAAGACCACCGCCAGCCGCCTGAAATCGATTTTCAGCGGTTCGGTCGGCAACATGGTCGAGTGGTACGACTGGTACGTCTACGCCGCATTCTCGTTGTACTTCGCTAAAGTCTTCTTCCCCAAGGGCGATACCACCGCGCAGTTGCTCAATACTGCCGCGATCTTCGCCGTAGGTTTCCTGATGCGGCCGATCGGCGGCTGGTTGATGGGCCTGTACGCCGACCGCAAGGGACGCAAGGCCGCGTTGATGGCGTCGGTGCTGCTGATGTGCGCAGGCTCCCTGATCATCGCCCTGACCCCTGGCTACGAGACCATCGGCGTCGGCGCTCCGATCCTGCTGGTGCTGGCGCGCCTGATGCAGGGCCTGTCGGTAGGGGGAGAATATGGCACCTCCGCCACCTACCTGAGCGAGATGGCGACCAAGGAACGCCGTGGTTTCTTCTCCAGCTTCCAGTACGTCACCCTGATCTCCGGCCAGCTCATCGCCCTGGCGGTGCTGATTGTCCTGCAGAACGTATTGACCACCGAAGAGCTGCAGTCCTGGGGCTGGCGGATTCCCTTCGGCATCGGCGCACTCTGCGCCATCGTAGCGCTGTACCTGCGGCGCGGCATGGAAGAGACCGAATCCTTCGCCAAGAAGAAGGAGAAACCCAAGGAAAGCCTGATGCGCACCCTGATGCGCCATCCCAAGGAATTGCTGACCGTGGTCGGCCTGACCATGGGCGGCACCCTGGCCTTCTACACCTACACCACCTACATGCAGAAATACCTGGTGAACACCGTCGGCATGAGCATTTCCGACTCCACCACCATTTCCGCAGCCACCCTGTTCCTGTTCATGTGCTTGCAACCGGTGATCGGTGGGCTGTCCGACAAGATCGGCCGCCGTCCGATCCTGATCGCCTTCGGGATCCTCGGCACACTGTTTACCGTCCCGATCCTCACCGCCTTGCATACCATCCAGACCTGGTGGGGAGCGTTCTTCCTGATCATGGCCGCCCTGATCATTGTCAGTGGCTACACCTCGATCAACGCGGTGGTCAAGGCGGAGCTGTTCCCTACCGAGATCCGCGCCCTGGGCGTAGGCCTGCCCTATGCACTCACGGTATCGGTATTCGGTGGTACTGCGGAGTACATCGCCTTGTGGTTCAAGAGCATCGGCATGGAAACCGGCTACTACTGGTACGTCACTGCCTGTATCGCCTGCTCGCTGCTGGTCTACGCGACCATGAAAGACACCAGAAAGCACTCGCGCATCGAAACCGACTGA